Proteins from one bacterium genomic window:
- a CDS encoding P-II family nitrogen regulator, which translates to MKLVTAIIQPDKLDDVREALIAAEITRITVSRVSGHGRSVDQDLYRGQTVVPNLLPKVRLDIACNDAFVEITVAAILQAARHPNGGRIGDGKIFITPLEECIRIRTGERGGDAI; encoded by the coding sequence ATGAAACTGGTTACCGCCATTATACAACCGGACAAGCTGGACGATGTGCGCGAAGCGCTTATCGCGGCCGAGATCACTCGCATCACCGTCAGCCGGGTGTCCGGCCATGGCCGCAGCGTCGATCAAGATTTATATCGCGGCCAGACCGTTGTGCCGAATCTGCTGCCCAAAGTCCGGCTGGATATCGCCTGCAATGATGCGTTCGTGGAGATCACCGTGGCGGCTATTTTACAGGCTGCGCGCCACCCCAACGGCGGCCGCATCGGCGACGGCAAGATTTTCATCACCCCTTTGGAAGAGTGTATTCGCATTCGCACCGGCGAACGGGGCGGCGACGCCATCTAG